The Rhodopirellula bahusiensis genome includes a window with the following:
- the ligA gene encoding NAD-dependent DNA ligase LigA, producing the protein MASDSIASRVQQLVDEINHHNRLYYDDAAPEITDLQYDQLLAELTQLEEENPELRQPNSPTQLVGGDVVDQLVQIPHRVPMLSIDNTYSREELAAAMERIEKSLEGESVAWTMEYKIDGVAGSIRYENGELTLALTRGNGQVGDDITHNVRTIRELPRSIADAAKAHPEIAGGNVPEVLEVRGELYMTDADLADLNVRQTEAGHEPFKNTRNVTAGTIRLLDPKIAASRNIRFFCHGSGELIGVQATDHMTFLKHVETLGIPIAPDVVRFDNKEDALQAIAKLETEMPDLPFEIDGIVFKVDSFEQREKLGVRSKSPRWVIAYKFERYEAITTLEAIDVQVGKTGTITPVAYLKPVDIADTTVSRASLHNADEIERLDVRVGDTVVVEKAGKIIPKVVRVEKHARTKPLPKFEFPTQCPQCDEPLTRDEGGVYIRCTNPACPAQLRQRLVYFGSRTGMDIDGLGEEVVDLLLQKELVENYADLYRLNVDELAELTWPRLRKGKGDEMIEVQFGRKNAENLVAGINESRTRGLARVLSSISIRHIGPRVAKLIAAKYWNLDLLRSAKAEDLAAIHEIGDRIAESLVKFIHSESGSQTLADLDAVGVTMSGPEPVESPDEEENLPLAGKNIVATGTLQHYTRDEIKARIEELGGRAAGSVSKKTDFLIAGEKAGSKLTKAESLGVEVLSEEDFRSRYETETT; encoded by the coding sequence GTGGCCTCCGATTCCATTGCCAGCCGCGTGCAACAACTTGTCGATGAAATCAATCACCACAATCGTCTCTACTACGACGATGCGGCTCCTGAAATCACCGACCTGCAATACGATCAATTGCTGGCCGAGCTGACGCAGCTCGAAGAAGAAAACCCGGAACTTCGCCAACCCAATTCACCGACGCAACTGGTCGGCGGCGACGTCGTCGATCAACTGGTTCAGATTCCCCACCGCGTCCCCATGTTGTCGATTGACAACACGTACAGCCGCGAAGAGTTGGCGGCGGCGATGGAGCGAATCGAAAAATCGCTCGAAGGCGAATCAGTTGCCTGGACGATGGAATACAAAATCGACGGCGTCGCGGGATCGATTCGCTACGAAAACGGCGAACTGACGCTGGCACTCACGCGAGGCAACGGGCAGGTCGGCGACGACATCACGCACAACGTCCGCACCATTCGCGAATTGCCTCGATCGATCGCGGACGCTGCGAAAGCCCATCCTGAAATTGCCGGTGGCAACGTTCCCGAGGTCCTCGAAGTTCGCGGCGAACTCTACATGACCGACGCGGATCTCGCGGATCTCAATGTCCGTCAAACCGAAGCGGGCCACGAACCGTTCAAGAACACACGCAACGTCACGGCGGGAACGATCCGCCTACTCGATCCCAAGATCGCTGCCTCGCGAAACATTCGCTTCTTTTGCCACGGCAGCGGTGAACTGATCGGAGTCCAAGCGACCGATCACATGACGTTCCTCAAGCATGTCGAAACATTGGGCATTCCCATTGCACCGGATGTCGTTCGCTTTGACAACAAAGAGGACGCCCTGCAAGCGATCGCGAAACTTGAGACGGAGATGCCCGACCTGCCGTTTGAGATCGATGGCATCGTGTTCAAAGTCGACTCGTTCGAGCAACGCGAAAAACTGGGTGTGCGCAGCAAGAGCCCGCGATGGGTGATCGCTTACAAATTCGAGCGATACGAAGCGATCACGACTCTCGAGGCCATCGATGTGCAAGTTGGCAAGACCGGCACGATCACGCCGGTCGCTTACTTGAAGCCGGTCGACATCGCGGACACCACCGTTTCGCGAGCCTCGCTTCACAACGCCGACGAGATCGAACGATTGGACGTTCGCGTTGGTGACACCGTGGTCGTCGAGAAAGCCGGCAAGATCATTCCAAAGGTTGTGCGAGTCGAGAAGCACGCTCGCACCAAACCGCTTCCCAAATTTGAATTCCCAACCCAGTGTCCCCAGTGCGACGAACCACTGACACGTGACGAAGGTGGCGTCTACATCCGCTGCACCAACCCGGCATGCCCCGCCCAACTTCGCCAGCGCCTGGTGTACTTCGGCAGTCGTACAGGCATGGACATCGATGGCTTGGGCGAAGAGGTCGTCGACCTGCTGCTGCAAAAAGAACTGGTCGAAAACTACGCCGACCTGTACCGATTGAATGTCGATGAACTGGCTGAGTTGACTTGGCCCCGACTGAGAAAGGGCAAAGGCGACGAGATGATCGAAGTTCAATTCGGTCGCAAGAACGCCGAAAACCTGGTCGCAGGAATCAACGAGAGCCGCACTCGCGGATTGGCTCGCGTGTTGTCGTCAATCAGCATCCGCCACATCGGACCACGCGTCGCAAAACTGATCGCAGCAAAGTACTGGAACCTCGATCTGCTGCGTTCCGCGAAAGCGGAGGACCTGGCCGCGATTCATGAAATTGGCGACCGGATCGCCGAGAGCCTGGTCAAATTCATCCACAGTGAATCAGGTTCGCAAACTCTGGCAGACTTGGATGCGGTGGGCGTCACCATGTCGGGCCCCGAGCCGGTGGAGTCACCCGACGAAGAAGAGAACCTGCCGCTCGCTGGCAAAAACATCGTCGCGACGGGAACACTGCAGCATTACACCCGCGATGAAATCAAAGCTC
- a CDS encoding outer membrane protein assembly factor BamB family protein, with amino-acid sequence MLNRISIRRCRFPSGSCQRMMSLALLVVAANVFGVFAKADDWPQWRGTGRDGDWTETGIVTELPEGQLPLKWSVPIGSGYSGPTVANGRVYVTDRQTEPDEIERVLCFAEKDGSLVWEHSYAAAYEIGYRAGPRASVTLHDGKALAVGAMGHFHCFNATTGEILWKHDLNQEYKIAMPIWGITGAPLVVTSETHKPIVVQIVGGSKGACVVGFDLATGDEAWRSLDERAGYSAPILIQQGGRDVVVCWTGDSISGLSPSTGDVFWRIPFPPSRMPIGVATPVVDDNHLFVTSFYDGSMMLELSDTEPAAQKKWHRVGVDEKNTRALHSIISTPVMRDGYVYGVDSYGELRCLEMETGERVWEDTTAVPRNRWGTIHTVVHQSENSQTDWMFNDQGQLTIAHLTPEGYQPLSQTHLLDTTTVQLPRRNGVTWSHPAYANRCIFARNDEQLVCASLED; translated from the coding sequence ATGCTCAACCGAATCTCGATTCGACGCTGCCGTTTCCCGTCAGGATCATGCCAGCGGATGATGAGCTTGGCTCTTCTGGTCGTAGCCGCCAATGTCTTTGGAGTTTTCGCGAAAGCGGACGACTGGCCGCAGTGGCGAGGCACGGGCCGCGACGGGGACTGGACCGAAACTGGAATCGTGACGGAGCTCCCCGAAGGCCAACTACCATTGAAATGGTCTGTTCCAATCGGCTCCGGTTACAGCGGCCCAACGGTTGCGAACGGACGGGTTTATGTCACCGACCGACAAACGGAACCCGATGAGATTGAACGTGTGCTGTGCTTTGCCGAGAAGGACGGAAGCTTGGTCTGGGAACATTCCTACGCTGCTGCCTATGAGATCGGTTACCGAGCCGGTCCCCGCGCCAGCGTCACGCTGCACGATGGGAAAGCATTGGCCGTCGGCGCGATGGGGCACTTCCATTGTTTCAATGCGACCACGGGAGAGATCTTGTGGAAGCATGACTTGAATCAAGAATACAAAATCGCGATGCCAATCTGGGGAATCACAGGAGCTCCGCTGGTGGTGACCAGCGAGACTCACAAACCGATCGTGGTTCAGATTGTTGGTGGTTCCAAGGGAGCCTGCGTCGTGGGATTTGATCTGGCGACCGGCGACGAAGCCTGGCGTTCGCTCGATGAGCGTGCCGGCTATTCCGCTCCAATTTTGATCCAGCAAGGCGGGCGAGACGTTGTCGTGTGTTGGACCGGAGACAGCATCAGCGGACTCTCGCCTTCGACCGGAGATGTCTTCTGGCGAATCCCGTTTCCTCCTTCTCGAATGCCGATCGGTGTCGCCACTCCGGTCGTGGACGACAACCATCTGTTTGTCACATCCTTCTATGACGGTTCCATGATGCTTGAACTGTCGGACACCGAACCTGCGGCACAAAAGAAGTGGCACCGAGTCGGGGTCGACGAAAAGAACACCCGTGCGTTGCATTCCATCATCAGCACACCTGTGATGCGAGATGGTTACGTCTACGGTGTCGACAGCTATGGTGAACTGCGTTGCCTGGAGATGGAAACCGGCGAACGAGTCTGGGAGGACACCACGGCCGTTCCGCGAAATCGATGGGGCACGATCCACACGGTTGTGCATCAAAGCGAGAATTCGCAAACGGATTGGATGTTCAACGATCAAGGTCAATTGACGATCGCCCACCTGACGCCCGAAGGCTATCAACCTCTCAGCCAGACTCATTTGCTGGACACGACGACGGTGCAATTGCCACGACGCAATGGAGTCACATGGTCTCATCCGGCCTATGCCAACCGCTGCATTTTCGCTCGCAATGATGAGCAATTGGTTTGTGCATCTTTGGAAGATTGA